A genomic stretch from Thermonema lapsum includes:
- the lepB gene encoding signal peptidase I, producing MKLSFLKSKEEKNKKPKSKLREWLDSLLFAVVVATLVRWLFVEAYTIPTPSMERSLLVGDFLFVSKLSYGARTPQTPLQVPLTHQTIWGTDIPSYLDWIQLPMYRLPGLSKVQKGDVVVFNFPPQEPGRPKYPTDLKTHYIKRCVATGGDTIQIKAAKVYINGVEQAYPEGVQFRYDVYTNQGIRPRVFEELGIRYSSDSNTDVYATNFGYHITMTPATAEALKKLPAVEKVEMSLAEEGIGNLRVFPHHPQFNWNEDYFGPLYVPKKGDKIPMTPENVILYGHTIVQYEGHAKAEVKNDKLYINEEEVKEYTFRQDYLFMMGDNRHNSLDSRFWGFVPYDHVVGKAVFVWLSIDPYAELLHKIRWSRLFSGVN from the coding sequence ATGAAGTTGTCCTTTTTGAAAAGCAAAGAAGAAAAAAATAAAAAGCCCAAGTCCAAACTGCGCGAGTGGCTCGACTCCTTGCTCTTTGCCGTTGTTGTGGCTACCTTGGTCCGTTGGCTTTTTGTGGAAGCTTATACCATTCCCACCCCTTCTATGGAACGCAGCCTACTGGTAGGCGACTTCCTGTTTGTAAGCAAATTAAGCTACGGGGCACGTACCCCCCAAACCCCTCTACAGGTACCCTTGACCCACCAAACCATCTGGGGAACAGACATTCCTTCTTATCTGGACTGGATACAGCTGCCCATGTATCGCCTGCCCGGCTTGTCGAAGGTGCAAAAAGGCGATGTGGTGGTGTTCAACTTTCCGCCGCAAGAACCGGGGCGCCCCAAATATCCTACCGACCTGAAAACACACTACATCAAGCGCTGCGTGGCTACAGGTGGCGATACCATTCAAATCAAAGCTGCCAAAGTGTATATCAACGGTGTGGAACAAGCATACCCCGAAGGCGTACAGTTTCGCTATGATGTCTATACCAACCAAGGCATTCGCCCCCGTGTATTCGAAGAGTTGGGCATCCGTTATTCGAGCGACAGCAACACCGACGTGTATGCCACCAACTTTGGCTACCACATCACCATGACGCCCGCAACCGCCGAAGCCCTGAAAAAACTGCCCGCAGTAGAAAAAGTAGAAATGTCGCTTGCCGAAGAGGGTATCGGCAACTTGCGTGTATTTCCCCACCATCCGCAGTTCAATTGGAATGAAGACTACTTCGGTCCGCTTTACGTGCCCAAAAAAGGCGATAAAATCCCTATGACTCCTGAAAATGTTATCCTCTATGGGCATACCATTGTCCAATATGAGGGGCACGCTAAGGCGGAAGTAAAGAACGACAAGCTCTATATCAACGAAGAGGAAGTGAAAGAATATACTTTTCGCCAAGATTACCTCTTCATGATGGGCGACAACCGCCACAATTCACTGGATTCACGATTTTGGGGCTTTGTACCCTACGACCATGTGGTAGGCAAGGCGGTGTTTGTATGGCTTTCCATAGACCCTTATGCTGAGCTGCTACATAAAATACGCTGGAGCCGCCTATTCTCCGGTGTAAATTAA
- the queA gene encoding tRNA preQ1(34) S-adenosylmethionine ribosyltransferase-isomerase QueA, which translates to MKLSAYRFDLPSELIALYPAENRDDARLMVVHRNTGEIEHRTFRDIVNYFDEGDLMVVNNTKVFPARLYGYKEKTGAEIEVFLLRELKKESHLWDAMVDPARKIRVGNKLFFGDGELVGEVIDNTTNRGRTIRFLWDGEEEAFYATVKRLGNPPLPDPIYSHRKAEAIDEERFQTIFAEVEGAIAPPAAGLHFTKQVVKRLAIKGVAIKPITMHISLGSFREVEVEDLTKHRTDSEQYVIPEETAEAVNQALEAKRRVCAVDISTLRTLETSVSASNRLKAGAGWTDKFIFPRYDFKIVNALLVNFELPQATALMSACAFGGYDLIMKAYQEAIKEKYRFFTYGDALLIL; encoded by the coding sequence ATGAAATTATCGGCTTATCGTTTTGATTTGCCCAGTGAATTGATAGCTCTTTACCCTGCAGAAAACCGCGATGACGCCCGTTTGATGGTTGTGCACCGCAACACCGGTGAAATAGAGCATCGTACTTTTCGCGATATTGTAAATTATTTTGACGAAGGCGACCTCATGGTCGTAAACAATACCAAAGTTTTCCCGGCACGCCTCTATGGCTACAAAGAAAAAACAGGTGCCGAGATAGAAGTGTTTCTGTTGCGTGAACTGAAAAAAGAGTCGCACCTGTGGGATGCCATGGTGGACCCTGCCCGTAAAATACGGGTGGGCAACAAACTATTTTTTGGTGATGGCGAACTGGTGGGTGAAGTAATCGACAACACCACCAACCGCGGGCGTACCATCCGCTTCCTATGGGATGGCGAAGAAGAAGCCTTCTACGCCACGGTCAAGCGTTTGGGCAACCCGCCCCTTCCAGACCCTATCTACAGCCATCGCAAAGCCGAAGCCATCGATGAAGAGCGCTTCCAAACCATCTTTGCCGAAGTAGAAGGCGCCATTGCCCCCCCAGCTGCCGGCTTGCACTTCACTAAGCAGGTAGTCAAACGACTGGCAATCAAAGGGGTAGCTATCAAACCCATTACCATGCATATCAGCTTGGGTAGCTTCCGCGAGGTAGAGGTAGAAGACCTCACCAAGCACCGTACTGACTCGGAACAGTATGTCATTCCGGAAGAAACCGCCGAAGCCGTGAATCAAGCATTGGAAGCCAAACGTCGTGTGTGTGCGGTGGACATCAGCACCTTGCGCACCTTAGAAACCTCTGTTTCGGCGAGCAACCGTCTGAAAGCAGGCGCCGGCTGGACCGACAAATTCATCTTCCCGCGCTACGATTTTAAAATAGTCAATGCCTTGTTGGTCAACTTTGAACTTCCCCAAGCCACTGCCCTGATGAGTGCCTGCGCCTTTGGTGGCTATGACCTCATCATGAAAGCCTACCAAGAAGCGATTAAAGAAAAATATCGCTTTTTCACTTATGGCGATGCCCTGTTGATATTGTAA
- a CDS encoding cytochrome c oxidase subunit 3, with the protein MKEEKVLDELLYVEEPTPTFGMNPKKFMLWLFIVSIVMIFASLTSAYIVKQADSAWLSIELPKVLWYSTGVLLLSSLSAQMAYRAGKQGNRKRSSAFLLITLALGLLFLAMQWMGWVDLVRRGIFFGGVDYEGNPANPAGSFIYVLMGVHAFHLIAGLIYWLIVIVMKKKTEAQQENWRLHLEMSTIFWHFLDGLWVYLFLFLLLNR; encoded by the coding sequence ATGAAAGAGGAAAAAGTGCTGGACGAACTGTTGTATGTCGAAGAGCCCACCCCCACCTTCGGCATGAACCCGAAAAAATTCATGCTTTGGCTGTTTATAGTGTCCATTGTCATGATTTTTGCCTCGCTCACCTCTGCCTATATTGTCAAACAGGCAGACAGCGCATGGCTCTCCATCGAGCTACCCAAGGTGCTTTGGTATAGCACAGGCGTACTGTTGCTTAGCAGCCTGAGCGCTCAAATGGCTTACCGAGCAGGCAAGCAAGGAAACCGCAAGCGCTCCTCTGCTTTTTTGTTGATTACCCTCGCCTTAGGTTTGCTGTTTCTGGCTATGCAATGGATGGGCTGGGTGGACCTCGTGCGCAGAGGCATTTTCTTTGGAGGCGTGGACTATGAAGGCAACCCTGCCAACCCTGCTGGCTCATTCATTTATGTACTAATGGGTGTACACGCTTTCCACCTGATTGCCGGCTTGATTTACTGGCTAATCGTGATTGTAATGAAGAAAAAAACCGAAGCTCAACAAGAAAATTGGCGCTTGCATCTCGAAATGTCCACCATCTTTTGGCATTTCCTCGACGGACTTTGGGTCTATCTGTTTTTATTTTTACTGCTAAATCGCTAA
- a CDS encoding CDGSH iron-sulfur domain-containing protein, with protein sequence MEPLAIPQKAPYAVEVEAGKKYFWCACGKSQKQPFCDGSHKGTEFSPKMISFEESKTVYFCGCKHTQNPPFCDGSHRKL encoded by the coding sequence ATGGAACCTTTAGCAATACCACAAAAAGCCCCCTACGCCGTAGAGGTAGAGGCAGGTAAAAAGTATTTTTGGTGCGCCTGTGGCAAGAGCCAAAAACAACCTTTCTGCGACGGCAGCCACAAGGGCACAGAATTTTCACCTAAGATGATTAGCTTTGAGGAAAGCAAAACCGTTTATTTCTGTGGCTGCAAACATACGCAAAACCCGCCCTTTTGCGATGGCTCTCACAGAAAACTGTAA
- a CDS encoding ABC transporter permease, whose amino-acid sequence MQKAYKILRIYTLLVWESFSFAVQSLRANWLRTILSLFGVTIGVFAIITVFTVVDSLERSIKESLNFLGKDVLYIQKWPWVFGPEYPWWKYVNRPVNTYEEYEFVARYAQNASAVALFAGRGGVVLQSGSFSVEEVTLRGVTYTYSAVANVELAEGRYFLPHEIDNGLNVAIIGHEIARTLFPNRSAVGKDIRLKGRKLRVIGVMKREGANFLGAPSSDKSCIVPFLFFSKLYRVGKDGREPIIALKGKESDVGLMRLEAEARGLMRRKRALRPTEEDNFAINRPEFLTNQLNAIFAVLNLAGGVIGSFAMLVGAFGIANIMFVSVKERTSIIGVQKSLGAKNFFILNQFLFEAVFLSLFGGMIGLFLVWLISFASLGSLELELTLSNILRGVVLSAVVGVLSGILPAWSAARLDPVKAIRTGE is encoded by the coding sequence ATGCAAAAAGCCTATAAAATCTTGCGCATCTACACCCTTTTGGTTTGGGAGAGCTTTTCTTTTGCTGTGCAGTCGCTGCGTGCCAACTGGCTACGCACCATCTTGTCGCTCTTTGGAGTAACTATAGGCGTGTTTGCCATCATCACCGTATTTACGGTGGTCGATTCGCTGGAGCGCAGCATCAAAGAAAGTCTGAATTTTTTGGGCAAGGATGTGCTTTACATACAGAAGTGGCCTTGGGTTTTTGGTCCAGAATATCCTTGGTGGAAGTATGTCAATCGCCCGGTAAACACCTATGAAGAGTATGAGTTTGTGGCGCGCTATGCGCAAAATGCTTCAGCAGTGGCTCTGTTTGCCGGGCGGGGTGGGGTCGTCTTGCAAAGCGGTAGCTTCAGTGTGGAAGAGGTTACTTTGCGTGGAGTTACCTATACTTACTCTGCGGTGGCGAATGTCGAACTGGCAGAAGGACGTTACTTCCTGCCTCATGAAATAGACAACGGCTTGAATGTGGCTATCATAGGGCACGAAATAGCTCGAACACTTTTCCCGAATCGTTCAGCAGTAGGCAAGGACATCCGCCTGAAAGGGCGTAAGTTGCGTGTAATTGGCGTGATGAAGCGCGAGGGGGCGAACTTCTTGGGTGCCCCCAGCTCGGATAAGAGCTGTATTGTGCCTTTCTTGTTTTTTTCTAAGCTCTACAGGGTGGGGAAGGATGGACGCGAGCCAATCATTGCTTTGAAAGGGAAAGAAAGCGACGTGGGGTTGATGCGCCTTGAAGCAGAAGCCAGAGGTCTGATGCGTCGTAAGCGTGCTTTGCGCCCTACCGAAGAGGATAATTTTGCCATCAACCGCCCGGAGTTTTTGACCAACCAGCTCAATGCCATCTTTGCAGTGTTGAACTTAGCCGGCGGGGTCATAGGTAGCTTTGCCATGCTTGTTGGAGCATTTGGTATTGCCAATATCATGTTCGTGTCGGTCAAAGAACGAACGTCTATCATAGGAGTACAGAAGTCATTGGGGGCAAAAAACTTCTTTATTCTCAACCAGTTTTTGTTTGAAGCGGTCTTCTTGAGCCTTTTTGGTGGCATGATAGGACTCTTCTTGGTTTGGTTAATAAGCTTCGCTTCTTTGGGTTCCTTAGAGTTGGAACTCACTTTAAGCAATATACTGCGTGGCGTTGTGTTGTCGGCGGTGGTGGGGGTGTTGTCAGGTATTCTTCCTGCTTGGAGTGCCGCCCGTCTCGACCCCGTGAAGGCAATCCGTACCGGAGAATAA
- a CDS encoding cytochrome C oxidase subunit IV family protein, whose amino-acid sequence MANTASNSTPQVKRLLQVFWILLGVTALEFLIAFTMNPGALKIAIFIGLTIIKAFYIVGEFMHLRHEVKSLIWSILLPMIFVVWLIVALIAEGGAH is encoded by the coding sequence ATGGCAAATACAGCTTCAAATAGCACTCCACAAGTAAAAAGGCTGCTTCAGGTATTCTGGATACTGCTGGGGGTAACAGCGCTTGAGTTCCTTATAGCCTTTACTATGAACCCCGGTGCTTTGAAAATAGCTATTTTCATCGGCTTGACTATTATAAAGGCATTCTATATTGTAGGCGAGTTCATGCACCTTAGGCATGAAGTAAAATCACTGATATGGTCTATTCTGCTCCCCATGATTTTTGTGGTATGGTTGATTGTAGCACTCATCGCAGAAGGTGGGGCTCACTAA
- a CDS encoding cytochrome c oxidase subunit 3, producing MASTTVTVSNVQDKTSPWFGGKSPMNASYGKLMMWFFLLSDAFTFSAFLVGYGMVRFIHPAYDPAVHGKFKFSTEYWPVPEYVFNAFPGFHGVHLPLVFVGLMTFILIVSSVTMVLAVEAGHRLDKDAVAKWMLWTILGGLTFLSCQAWEWTHFIMGDPESPYGAAGGFIGANLIQNQYGPTPFADFFFFITGFHGMHVFSGVILNLLVFHNTVYGVYERRGHYEMVEKVGLYWHFVDLVWVFVFTFFYLV from the coding sequence ATGGCATCTACAACTGTAACAGTGAGCAATGTGCAAGACAAAACCAGCCCTTGGTTTGGCGGCAAATCGCCCATGAATGCCAGCTATGGCAAACTGATGATGTGGTTTTTCTTGCTATCCGACGCCTTTACCTTCTCAGCTTTTCTAGTAGGTTACGGCATGGTGCGCTTCATACATCCGGCTTATGACCCGGCTGTGCATGGTAAATTCAAGTTCTCTACTGAGTACTGGCCCGTCCCAGAATATGTATTCAATGCCTTCCCGGGTTTCCACGGGGTACACCTGCCTCTGGTCTTTGTAGGTTTGATGACCTTTATTTTGATTGTAAGTAGTGTAACCATGGTGCTGGCAGTAGAAGCCGGACATCGCCTCGACAAAGACGCAGTAGCCAAATGGATGCTTTGGACCATCCTCGGTGGTTTGACCTTTTTGAGCTGTCAAGCGTGGGAATGGACCCACTTCATCATGGGTGACCCAGAATCACCCTACGGTGCTGCTGGTGGCTTTATAGGTGCCAACCTCATTCAAAACCAATACGGACCAACACCCTTTGCCGATTTCTTCTTCTTCATCACGGGTTTTCACGGCATGCACGTGTTTAGTGGCGTCATCTTGAACCTGCTCGTCTTCCACAATACTGTATATGGTGTATATGAACGTCGTGGACACTACGAGATGGTAGAAAAAGTAGGGCTTTACTGGCACTTTGTGGACTTGGTATGGGTATTTGTATTTACCTTCTTCTACCTTGTGTAA
- a CDS encoding phosphatidylserine decarboxylase family protein, whose protein sequence is MTIHKEGRRLLLTLLLILFALNTGLWLSGVTDWLRWGVLAASVFFYLLILQFFRHPKRHTPTGEGLVIAPADGKVVVIEETEEPECLKGKCRQISIFMSPFNVHVNRSPVEGCVRYYRYHEGKYLVAWHPKSSTENERTTLVLETPQKQLVLVRQIAGALAKRIKCYVKEGDQLHAGEEFGFIKFGSRVDVFLPLDAEILVNIGDKTKGGEQIIARLKSS, encoded by the coding sequence ATGACCATACACAAAGAAGGACGCCGCTTGCTGCTCACTTTACTCCTAATACTTTTCGCCCTGAATACGGGCTTATGGCTGAGTGGCGTAACTGACTGGCTCCGATGGGGTGTTCTTGCAGCAAGTGTGTTTTTTTACTTACTCATTCTTCAGTTTTTCCGTCATCCCAAGCGCCACACGCCTACGGGTGAAGGGCTGGTAATTGCCCCTGCCGATGGCAAGGTAGTAGTTATAGAAGAAACCGAAGAGCCGGAATGCCTCAAAGGGAAGTGCCGGCAAATATCCATATTCATGTCGCCGTTCAATGTGCATGTCAACCGCAGCCCCGTAGAAGGCTGCGTGAGATATTACCGCTACCATGAGGGCAAATATCTCGTGGCTTGGCACCCCAAATCCAGCACCGAGAATGAACGCACCACCTTGGTACTGGAAACACCCCAAAAACAACTGGTGCTGGTACGTCAAATAGCCGGTGCTTTAGCCAAACGCATTAAGTGCTACGTAAAAGAAGGAGACCAGCTACATGCCGGCGAAGAGTTCGGTTTTATTAAGTTTGGCAGTCGCGTGGATGTATTCCTTCCGCTCGACGCCGAAATACTGGTCAACATAGGCGATAAGACCAAAGGGGGCGAACAAATCATAGCTCGCTTAAAATCGTCATAG
- a CDS encoding glycerate kinase, whose amino-acid sequence MRWLIACDKFKEALSAQEVCEQIARGLQQADGLSAFSIDCCPLSDGGDGFLQVMHKAGGSQWQHSTCHDALLRPHEATWLWLPNEQTAFIEVAAAAGLAAIPASKRNPHQSSSYGVGELIQAAIKQGARRIYVGIGGSASHDLGLGLAAALGVRFFNHEGNTFIPTAHSLYEVERIEMPANSLPHNCHIVALCDVQNPLTGVEGAAFTYALQKGFSKEELPQLEAHTRQAIERIATVCPHAREAACLAGSGAGGGIAFGLHVFFDAPLMAGASWIAQRLNFGARLQQADVVITAEGKLDRQSHFGKVTHFVGHEAQKQGKLCVAFCGTCEVSMSEKLPYDYVCSILPAPMSLEEALTQTAQHLQAAAFQLGKLMTNDKLRGLFLKK is encoded by the coding sequence ATGCGCTGGCTCATTGCTTGCGATAAATTCAAAGAAGCACTGTCTGCGCAAGAAGTATGCGAGCAGATAGCCCGAGGACTGCAACAAGCCGATGGGTTATCTGCTTTTTCTATTGACTGCTGCCCTTTGAGCGACGGCGGCGATGGTTTTCTTCAGGTTATGCATAAGGCAGGCGGCAGCCAATGGCAACACAGCACCTGCCACGATGCCCTGCTGCGACCTCATGAAGCCACGTGGCTTTGGTTACCCAACGAACAAACTGCCTTCATAGAAGTAGCCGCTGCTGCCGGTTTGGCAGCTATTCCTGCCAGCAAGCGAAATCCTCACCAGAGCAGCAGTTATGGTGTGGGTGAGTTGATACAGGCAGCCATCAAGCAAGGGGCACGCCGCATTTATGTCGGCATTGGGGGCAGCGCCTCCCACGACTTGGGCTTGGGTTTGGCAGCCGCCTTGGGCGTACGTTTCTTTAACCACGAAGGCAACACATTCATTCCCACTGCACATAGTCTGTATGAAGTAGAGCGCATAGAGATGCCCGCCAACAGCCTTCCACACAACTGCCACATCGTAGCCCTGTGTGATGTGCAAAACCCCTTGACAGGTGTCGAAGGTGCTGCTTTTACTTATGCTTTGCAAAAGGGCTTCTCAAAAGAAGAACTGCCACAGCTCGAAGCACACACACGGCAAGCCATAGAGCGTATAGCCACCGTTTGTCCTCACGCACGGGAGGCAGCCTGCCTTGCAGGAAGTGGTGCTGGCGGCGGTATCGCTTTCGGTTTGCATGTCTTCTTCGATGCGCCGCTCATGGCAGGGGCGTCGTGGATAGCCCAACGGCTCAACTTTGGCGCCCGTCTGCAACAAGCCGATGTAGTCATTACAGCTGAAGGTAAGTTAGACCGGCAAAGCCATTTCGGGAAAGTTACTCATTTTGTAGGGCATGAAGCGCAAAAACAAGGTAAGCTGTGCGTGGCTTTCTGTGGCACTTGCGAGGTTTCAATGTCAGAAAAACTCCCCTACGATTATGTGTGCAGCATATTGCCTGCGCCCATGTCTTTGGAAGAAGCCCTCACACAAACAGCTCAGCACTTGCAAGCTGCTGCTTTTCAGCTTGGCAAGCTCATGACAAACGACAAGCTTCGAGGCTTGTTTTTGAAGAAATAG
- a CDS encoding DUF420 domain-containing protein, producing MNTLSTSSQDRLYRRIIAVVSVAIPIVVAILVYMQRTGKNITYESVDFLPHLNAFINSATFVALVAGFIAIKRKNIAWHRLCMMTAFVLSSIFLVSYVIYHTFGTHTPYGGEGWIRSLYFFILITHIALSAIVVPLVLFALYFAYTKQYAKHRKIVKWAYPVWVYVAASGVTVYLMISPYYS from the coding sequence ATGAATACCCTATCTACCTCCTCACAAGACCGACTCTATCGCCGTATCATTGCTGTGGTGTCGGTAGCCATTCCCATAGTCGTGGCTATATTGGTTTACATGCAACGCACCGGCAAAAACATCACCTATGAATCGGTAGATTTCCTGCCTCATCTGAATGCTTTTATCAATAGCGCCACCTTCGTGGCTCTTGTTGCCGGCTTCATTGCCATCAAACGAAAAAACATAGCTTGGCATCGCCTGTGTATGATGACCGCTTTCGTGCTCTCGTCTATTTTCCTTGTGTCGTATGTGATTTATCACACTTTTGGTACTCATACTCCTTACGGCGGTGAGGGCTGGATACGCAGCCTTTATTTCTTCATCCTAATTACACACATTGCCCTGTCGGCAATAGTGGTGCCTTTGGTACTGTTCGCCTTATATTTTGCTTATACGAAACAATATGCCAAGCACCGTAAAATAGTCAAGTGGGCATATCCGGTTTGGGTTTACGTGGCAGCCTCCGGGGTAACCGTTTACCTTATGATATCGCCTTACTACAGCTAA